One window of the Pieris brassicae chromosome 4, ilPieBrab1.1, whole genome shotgun sequence genome contains the following:
- the LOC123708344 gene encoding cubilin-like, translating into MTYFFLKLLFLILCIVRSKSDIYKNRPKIKTADGDLIIESSYNKNIYLKPNGPRSSIFVGNINVLDINITKKEDIWKPSFEYSNSDRGNKIADPNDIIGRIERLESFSTTLPSTISLNVTYLTRQINTLRNRIRTIQSLINRKGKEECQSHPCENGGTCLNLVNGYYCLCPSNWKGVNCDEDVNECRNYAGTDLGCQNGATCINRPGSYECICKPGWFGLHCTRKERNCTGNDFEICGHGTCLQVTTGVGIKCLCDQGWTTNDTSIACLTDVNECLSSQGPRCSVNPPVECINLPGSFVCGSCPVGYEGDGYVCHDVDECLTLPNGGCSLSPRVSCHNTIGSRLCGSCPPGFEGDGVTCTWRGSCSINSGGCHPSAQCIEIPGYGGQIVQCVCPRGMSGDGIGTNGCFVASNKLRNGTGCENNPCGANGVCHQLRYGYTCICDEGYGGVHCDIQAGICSNNPCLNGGTCRSNGRLARRFRCECTAMFTGDLCQLRVETCGGVLDAEEGSIIYPPTNTTYRPNARCAWVIHTSPDKVINVTFSKFHLEHHAECYYDFVQIHDGRSSASQLVGRFCGTDLPKGGNIISSHNNLYFWFRSDQTISAEGFALHWNSISPICGGVIDATQHGRVNSPGSPGPYPPNRDCYWRLNTNLRKRIQLHFFQLDLETHPNCSFDYLAIYDGLHVTDPLLNKYCNSSQPAPVQSSSPEILIHFHSDAYGSGKGFQITYAPVEGVPGCGGFYTADKGEITSPSYNNKYLNNLICDYKIQTSPETKVRLTFRSFNLERSFRCRFDYIVIYDGPNEDSKLVGKFCGNSIPKTYTSSSNSLFIRFKSDQSISSGGFKVAYESICHKTIMGDSGIIKSPGYPFKYPKNTVCEYVIGTSPGKIIQLSFQDFDIEDNRFYNCQYDYVEVRDGPTSNSSLLGRYCGGSDHIPPIQTSSFNYLFIGFHSDMSISGTGFFANYTTLDIECGGIYRETTGLINYPASGKVYYSNDQSCTWVLIAPEAMHIKLTWNRFDTETQFTCENDFLELIEIDDDYINGTSLGKYCGKSLPPALTTTSNKLMLKFQSDKSVSGLGFSLSYSFLDEKSHCGGVYIKTSGYIYSPGWPDNYEPNKDCTWTITVPEGQQIALKIKDFDLEMPIREKCDLGDYLLIRDGSSDSASLLAKLCGSFKTKRIVSTAHNLYIHFHSDFYLSGKGFSIEWDGALRGCGGTLTSVAGSISSPNYPQNYNDDAECFYKIVTSSGSRIRIVFADLDLEQTMNCRDDYVEIYDGRDVYAPSLGRFCELNNNQTSIETKSNYAFIKFRSDVFLGGKGFLLNYETICNTNISGSYGVIESPGYPNNYPLSLNCLWNITVGLGNRINVTFTHFNIFSFQYRPRLRGIPPWNRYQSPWVVHSRPFHFSPLYTQGGTQCESYLQFKELTEENFSNKHCGTSLPAPISTKSNSMQINFVSGYFNAANGFRLEWVKDGCGAYLKKQRGEIELPKNIKYSKNGLECEWVIETQPGSRVTVILNDVFVEETKNCTVDSIEFYNGQSSSSHLISKICHRGSNTIQSSSNYIFIKFVKKSSLRDVYFSAYYDSDTSGCGGGITSRTGVITSENYPKNYNDNMDCLWYITVPDNHRIELNFLDLDLYSVDDDDESYCGDSIKIYENSYIANSNYTHLICPQSNISQIITNTPYMVLQFTSDSFGSAKGFKANFSATCGAVIEAKYDGVITNDRFISQNRHNCTWVILSHDLGEKIKLTVEHMSIPRSSEVMSNKECPSSFLKFFDGNDINSPVIGEYCGYKVPSAIISHGSALTIMHGTYGDTLSGSFTAHYSTLSNACGGTISSEEGSIASPNYPLSYPLGTDCDWTLRASPGNSMYITFEAFNIVYSDRCNEDYLEIRENNGGGRLLGVYCGETLPVNTTTGSAIYIKFHSGYQNSGTGFLAHFGILHQNEITDKSQGEISSPLYPHPYNREGEFSWRIIGKLTSSITLNIDELVIPKRGEACD; encoded by the coding sequence ATGACTTacttttttttgaagttactATTCTTAATTCTTTGTATTGTGCGTTCAAAGagtgatatttataaaaatcgaccaaaaattaaaacagctGATGgtgatttaataattgaatcttcctacaataaaaatatatatttaaaaccaaatGGTCCAAGATCAAGTATTTTTGTCGGAAACATTAATGTACTGGACATAAATATTACCAAGAAAGAAGATATTTGGAAGCCATCATTTGAATACAGCAACAGTGACCGAGGTAATAAAATTGCAGATCCCAATGACATTATAGGAAGAATTGAACGCTTGGAAAGCTTTAGTACAACATTGCCTTctacaatttctttaaatgtcaCATACCTCACACgacaaattaatacattaagaAACAGAATACGCACCATTCAGAGTTTAATTAACAGGAAAGGAAAGGAGGAATGTCAGTCACATCCCTGCGAGAACGGCGGGACGTGTTTAAATCTTGTCAATGGATATTATTGCTTATGTCCGTCCAATTGGAAAGGAGTTAATTGTGATGAAGATGTTAATGAATGTAGAAATTATGCTGGCACAGATTTAGGCTGCCAAAATGGTGCTACATGCATTAACAGGCCTGGCTCATACGAGTGTATTTGTAAGCCCGGATGGTTTGGCCTACACTGTACCAGAAAAGAGAGAAATTGTACTGGCAATGACTTTGAAATTTGCGGGCATGGCACCTGTTTACAAGTTACCACTGGTGTCGGAATTAAGTGCCTCTGTGATCAGGGATGGACAACAAATGACACAAGTATAGCATGTCTCACAGACGTAAATGAATGTTTATCATCTCAAGGTCCTCGGTGTTCCGTAAACCCACCCGTCGAATGTATTAACCTACCTGGTTCATTTGTTTGTGGCTCTTGTCCTGTCGGTTATGAAGGAGATGGTTACGTTTGTCATGATGTCGATGAATGTCTCACTTTGCCGAACGGTGGATGCAGTTTGAGCCCCAGAGTATCTTGTCATAACACGATAGGTTCTCGACTCTGTGGCTCCTGTCCACCGGGCTTTGAAGGTGACGGTGTTACCTGCACATGGAGGGGTTCATGTAGCATTAACAGTGGTGGCTGCCATCCTTCCGCTCAATGTATTGAAATTCCTGGCTATGGAGGACAAATAGTGCAATGTGTTTGCCCACGGGGCATGTCAGGAGATGGAATTGGTACTAACGGATGCTTTGTAGCTTCAAATAAACTAAGAAATGGTACTGGATGCGAAAACAATCCTTGTGGGGCAAACGGCGTGTGTCATCAACTTCGTTACGGATACACTTGTATATGTGATGAAGGATATGGCGGCGTTCACTGTGACATTCAAGCTGGTATCTGTTCCAACAACCCCTGTTTAAATGGTGGAACGTGTAGAAGTAATGGAAGATTGGCACGACGATTTCGATGTGAATGTACGGCTATGTTTACGGGAGATTTGTGTCAACTTCGAGTAGAAACATGTGGTGGTGTGCTCGACGCGGAAGAAGGTAGTATAATTTATCCTCCAACTAACACAACATATAGACCCAATGCACGATGCGCTTGGGTAATACACACATCCCCAGATAAAGTTATTAATGTGACCTTTAGTAAATTTCATTTAGAACATCACGCCGAATgttattatgattttgttCAAATTCATGACGGAAGAAGTTCAGCCAGCCAGCTAGTAGGTAGGTTTTGTGGTACTGATCTGCCAAAAGGAGGAAATATTATATCTAGTCACAACAATTTATACTTTTGGTTTCGTTCCGATCAAACTATATCGGCAGAGGGATTTGCCTTACATTGGAATAGTATAAGTCCAATTTGTGGAGGTGTTATTGATGCTACTCAGCATGGCCGGGTAAATTCGCCAGGTTCACCTGGCCCATATCCCCCAAATCGTGATTGCTATTGGCgcttaaatacaaatttacgTAAGAGaatacaattacattttttccaGTTGGATTTGGAAACACACCCAAATTGTAGTTTTGATTATCTAGCAATATACGACGGATTACACGTAACCGAtccattattaaataaatactgtaattCCTCTCAACCGGCACCTGTGCAATCGTCGAGTCCCGAAATACTTATTCATTTCCATTCTGATGCCTATGGGTCTGGAAAAGGCTTTCAAATCACGTATGCCCCCGTGGAAGGTGTGCCTGGTTGCGGTGGCTTTTATACTGCTGACAAAGGTGAAATAACTTCCCCGagttacaacaataaatatcttaataatcttatatgcgattacaaaatacaaactaGCCCCGAAACAAAAGTACGACTCACATTTCGGTCTTTCAATTTAGAGAGGTCGTTTCGATGTAGATTTGATTATATCGTAATTTATGACGGACCTAATGAGGATTCTAAACTGGTAGGCAAATTTTGTGGCAATTCGATTCCAAAGACTTACACGTCGTCTtctaatagtttatttattagatttaaatcAGACCAAAGCATATCTTCAGGTGGGTTTAAAGTTGCGTACGAATCTATTTGCCACAAAACAATAATGGGAGATAGTGGAATTATAAAATCACCAGGCTATCCTTTCAAATATCCCAAAAATACAGTATGTGAATATGTCATAGGTACATCTCCGGGGAAAATTATACAGTTGTCATTTCAAGATTTCGATATTGAAGATAATCGATTTTATAATTGTCAATATGACTATGTAGAAGTCCGTGACGGACCAACATCTAATTCATCACTACTTGGTAGATATTGTGGCGGTTCAGATCACATCCCACCCATACAAACGTCTTCTTTCAATTATTTGTTCATCGGATTCCACTCTGACATGAGTATATCGGGGACAGGATTTTTCGCAAATTATACGACTTTAGATATAGAATGCGGAGGTATTTATAGAGAAACAACGGGACTTATAAACTATCCGGCTTCCGGTAAGGTATATTATAGCAACGATCAGTCGTGTACGTGGGTTTTGATTGCGCCCGAAGCAATGCACATTAAATTGACGTGGAATAGATTCGATACTGAGACACAGTTCACTTGTGAAAATGACTTTCTAGAACTGATTGAAATTGATGATGATTATATTAATGGGACAAGTTTAGGTAAATATTGCGGTAAATCTCTTCCACCAGCTTTAACTACCACATCAAACAAACTAATGTTAAAGTTTCAATCGGATAAAAGCGTCAGTGGTCTCGGATTTTCTCTTTCATATTCCTTTTTAGATGAAAAATCACACTGTGGCGgcgtttatattaaaacgagCGGTTACATATATTCACCGGGGTGGCCGGACAATTACGAACCCAACAAAGATTGTACTTGGACGATTACTGTGCCTGAAGGCCAACAAATTGCGTTAAAGATTAAAGATTTTGATTTAGAAATGCCTATTAGAGAAAAATGTGATTTAGGTGATTATTTGTTGATTAGAGATGGATCATCCGATAGCGCATCTTTGCTTGCTAAATTATGTGGctcttttaaaacaaaacgtaTCGTCTCCACCGCTCACAATCTTTACATTCACTTCCATTCCGATTTCTATTTATCGGGGAAAGGATTTAGTATAGAATGGGATGGAGCACTAAGGGGCTGTGGCGGTACATTAACAAGCGTCGCCGGGTCGATATCCTCTCCTAATTATCCACAAAATTATAACGACGATGCGGAATGCttctataaaattgttacGAGTAGCGGCTCGCGTATTCGAATTGTATTTGCAGACTTGGACTTAGAACAAACAATGAACTGTAGGGACGACTATGTAGAAATATATGACGGACGCGATGTCTATGCCCCTAGTTTAGGGAGGTTttgtgaattaaataataatcagaCCAGTATTGAAACTAAAAGTAACTATGCATTCATAAAGTTTAGATCAGATGTATTTTTGGGTGGCAAAGGATTTTTGCTTAATTATGAAACTAtttgtaatacaaatataagcGGCAGCTACGGCGTTATAGAAAGTCCTGGATATCCTAACAATTATCCTCTCAGTTTGAATTGTCTTTGGAACATCACAGTTGGATTAGGTAATAGAATAAATGTTACTTTCACccattttaacattttttcttttcaatatAGACCCCGATTAAGAGGTATTCCACCTTGGAATAGGTATCAGAGTCCTTGGGTCGTACATAGTCGTCCTTTTCATTTTTCTCCCTTATATACACAAGGAGGAACACAATGCGAatcatatttacaatttaaggAGTTAACCGAAGAAAATTTTTCGAACAAGCACTGCGGTACCTCACTGCCAGCTCCAATTTCAACGAAAAGTAATTCTATGCAAATTAATTTTGTCAGTGGCTATTTCAATGCTGCTAATGGATTCAGGCTGGAATGGGTGAAAGATGGATGTGGCGCATACTTGAAAAAACAGCGTGGTGAGATTGAACTAcctaagaatataaaatattctaagaACGGCCTAGAATGTGAATGGGTGATAGAAACGCAACCAGGTAGCCGAGTGACCGTTATATTAAACGATGTGTTTGTCGAGGAGACTAAGAACTGTACAGTCGATTCCATCGAATTTTATAATGGACAAAGCAGTTCATCCCATTtgataagtaaaatatgtcaCCGGGGCTCTAACACCATCCAATCAAGCAGTAACTATATCTTTATAAAGTTTGTTAAAAAGTCTTCGTTACGAGATGTCTACTTTTCAGCTTATTATGATTCGGATACGTCTGGGTGCGGTGGTGGCATAACGTCTCGCACCGGTGTTATAACGTCCGAAAACTATCCGAAAAACTACAATGATAATATGGATTGCTTATGGTACATAACCGTACCAGATAATCATAGAATAGAATTGAATTTTCTGGACCTTGATCTCTACTCGGTCGATGACGACGATGAAAGCTATTGTGGTGACtccattaaaatttatgaaaattcgTATATTGCTAATAGTAACTATACTCATCTTATATGCCCCCAATCAAACATATCTCAAATAATTACCAACACACCTTATATGGTATTACAATTTACTTCGGACTCATTTGGCTCGGCGAAAGGATTTAAAGCTAACTTTTCTGCCACCTGTGGTGCTGTTATAGAAGCAAAGTACGATGGAGTTATAACCAATGATCGGTTTATCAGCCAAAATCGCCATAATTGTACTTGGGTCATCTTATCACACGATTTaggagaaaaaattaaacttaccGTGGAACACATGTCAATACCGCGTAGTAGTGAAGTAATGTCAAACAAAGAGTGCCCTTcgtcatttttaaaattttttgaCGGTAACGATATTAATTCTCCGGTAATTGGAGAATATTGTGGTTATAAGGTACCTAGTGCAATTATCAGTCACGGCAGCGCGCTAACAATCATGCATGGAACATATGGTGACACTTTGAGCGGTTCTTTTACAGCACACTATTCGACTTTATCAAACGCATGTGGAGGAACAATATCCTCCGAAGAAGGATCAATCGCTTCGCCAAATTATCCTCTCTCTTATCCTCTCGGAACCGATTGTGACTGGACATTACGAGCATCTCCCGGAAACAGTATGTATATAACGTTTGAAGCTTTCAATATAGTTTACTCTGATCGCTGCAATGAAGATTACTTAGAAATACGAGAAAATAATGGTGGCGGTCGGTTGTTGGGAGTTTATTGTGGAGAAACTTTACCGGTAAATACCACTACTGGTTCagcaatttacataaaatttcatAGTGGTTATCAAAATTCCGGTACAGGCTTCTTGGCTCATTTTGGAATTCTGCACCAAAACGAGATAACAGATAAATCCCAAGGAGAAATATCGTCTCCGCTTTATCCTCACCCCTACAACAGAGAAGGTGAATTTTCATGGCGTATCATTGGTAAACTGACCAGTagtattactttaaatatcgATGAATTAGTAATTCCAAAGCGAGGCGAAGCCTGTGATTGA
- the LOC123708852 gene encoding uncharacterized protein LOC123708852 isoform X1, with the protein MGRVVELHPGTDNIVRVVSLKTKNGVIKRPIVKLSPLPVQNSSKEAAENESNISAKPRPILRKGLGNVLAIMLSFIFFLTYVSATHPENYNISTFNNNKGLYLDKISNMQLIQEKWRIVVYYEMKPYWEGEKAFEQYYKTLQGMCSALDEKTHCEITMNQLRHSFEELKYYDQVLLTQHPGTRSKRRRRGLINGVGYAAHSLFGVLDESFAEQYQKDISLVKENEQHLANLWKNQTSVLEAEYNLMKRSEEENYNLRKLINRHANEVKKAITTQVTEINRLERITQFTLDSISATNVLANLRNMQEYLIDTITDIYHGRFNFHLISSEQLRRELNIISNHISTDLSLPINNSQKQFGNIYKFLRVKARMLYEQLILEISVPLVSRDGFEIYNVISVPYKSDALTMVKIVPISDLVAINKEKNSYIQMSENELLSSCDYYSDIYYCNLPKLFYNMKPEDSLCKTGMKKQCQFEKMPCDNEWIDLNKKNTYLYFCCDRCPLHIMCGDQISAEQLNTTGLISIGHGCMLRNKKGVIYAHNEYQNVLKTGPMVYSPYMDSINNMINVSLSSDVIENSKNNYTINSLDKIGTDLEDMRKEAPIISSVTFHDVHQYIALYSILGIFVVVGAILLLRRFRRAGTVAPVQQIPSGQATIPIQKTIDGQQETSIAALAAAVAASLAMGSTEPTRDRTPIGLSVSDSAVDWCRKC; encoded by the coding sequence ATGGGCAGAGTTGTAGAATTACATCCAGGCACTGATAATATCGTCAGAGTAGTTTCGCTAAAGACAAAGAACGGAGTAATCAAACGGCCAATTGTCAAATTAAGTCCCTTGCCAGTGCAGAACAGCAGTAAAGAAGCAGCCGAAAACGAATCAAACATATCTGCAAAACCACGGCCCATACTACGAAAGGGTCTCGGTAACGTTTTAGCGATAATGctttcgtttatattttttttaacatacgtATCAGCTACGCATccggaaaattataatataagtacatTCAACAATAATAAGGGGTTATACTTAgacaaaataagtaatatgcAATTAATTCAGGAAAAATGGAGAATCGTTGTCTACTATGAGATGAAACCCTATTGGGAAGGTGAAAAGGCATtcgaacaatattataaaactttacaagGCATGTGTTCTGCCCTCGATGAAAAAACACATTGCGAAATTACTATGAATCAATTACGTCATAGCTTCGAGGAACTCAAATACTACGATCAGGTGTTGCTTACGCAGCACCCGGGCACGCGCTCGAAGCGGCGTCGGCGCGGCCTTATCAACGGTGTCGGATACGCGGCACACTCCTTATTCGGAGTATTGGACGAATCATTCGCTGAACAATATCAAAAGGATATCTCTTTAGTTAAAGAGAATGAGCAGCATTTGGCAAACCTGTGGAAAAATCAGACATCAGTTCTGGAAGCAGAGTACAATCTCATGAAGCGGTCAGaggaagaaaattataatttacgaaaattaataaatcgacACGCAAATGAAGTTAAGAAGGCAATTACTACTCAAGTCACTGAAATCAATAGACTAGAGCGCATTACTCAGTTTACTCTTGACAGCATTTCAGCAACAAACGTACTTGCTAATTTAAGGAATATGCAGGAGTATCTGATTGACACCATCACCGATATTTACCATGGTCGATTTAATTTTCACCTTATTTCGTCGGAACAATTACGCagggaattaaatataatatccaaTCATATTTCAACAGATCTTTCTTTGCCAATTAATAATAGTCAAAAACAATTtggcaatatatataaatttttaagagTTAAGGCAAGGATGCTTTATGAGCAATTAATATTGGAAATCTCGGTTCCGCTTGTCAGCCGAGATGGTTTTGAAATCTATAATGTGATTTCTGTTCCTTATAAGAGTGACGCACTTACGATGGTCAAAATTGTCCCTATTTCAGATCTCGTCgcaataaacaaagaaaaaaattcatacataCAGATGTCAGAAAATGAATTGCTATCAAGTTGTGATTATTATtccgatatttattattgtaacctacctaaactgttttataatatgaaaccAGAAGATAGCTTATGTAAGACAGGAATGAAAAAGCAATGTCAGTTTGAGAAAATGCCATGCGATAACGAGTGGATTGACCTGAATAAaaagaatacatatttatacttttgttGTGATCGGTGTCCATTACATATTATGTGTGGCGATCAAATTTCTGCAGAACAATTAAATACGACTGGATTAATAAGCATAGGTCATGGTTGCATGTTACGCAACAAGAAAGGTGTCATTTATGCTCATAACGAGTATCAGAATGTGCTCAAGACTGGACCAATGGTTTATTCGCCTTATATggattcaattaataatatgataaatgtGTCCTTATCCTCGGATGTTattgaaaattcaaaaaacaaCTACACAATTAATAGTCTTGATAAAATAGGCACGGATCTGGAAGATATGCGAAAGGAGGCTCCCATAATTAGTAGTGTGACATTTCACGACGTACATCAGTATATTGCCTTATACTCTATTTTGGGCATCTTCGTCGTGGTAGGAGCGATTCTATTGTTGCGGAGGTTTCGTCGAGCAGGTACGGTAGCACCTGTCCAGCAGATACCATCTGGCCAAGCAACAATTCCAATACAGAAAACAATTGATGGGCAGCAGGAGACGTCGATAGCGGCATTGGCAGCAGCAGTGGCAGCCAGTCTCGCAATGGGCTCTACAGAACCCACCCGGGACCGGACTCCGATAGGTCTTAGTGTTAGTGATAGTGCCGTGGATTGGTGTAGGAAGTGTTAG
- the LOC123708852 gene encoding uncharacterized protein LOC123708852 isoform X2, producing the protein MFQSSFDFSNKTTKRALLSDISKLFDPLGWLAPAITAMKIIFQEVWKQNIKWDDQIPTSILKKWKQFKEEIELSISKIRIPRWLQTSPDSTLELHGFCDASNKAYAAVIYCRINNKVSLVAAKTKLVPVKGKISIPRGELCGAVLLTKLFNKVKACLGYNKIKCYGWTDSMVTLGWIQGQPEKWKPFVSNRVKQIVQDMPSNTWRYVKSEENPADCASRGISVKQLEMHSLWWNGPSWLPLYRNDKETQSYFTKEEEKNQYLVNIVQGTDNTVKGIIQNCSSFSRAIRIVAWILRLLPRNKDKRERYLTLAEVKEAKRKIIRNVQEDDFFYEIEKLRRKESINKSTLIALNPYLGQDGLLRVGGRLRNAFISKDMQHPIIISHTGRLTDLIIDQAHKLTFHGGAEEQFATTITDMEINWHFNAPAWPSAGGLWEAAVKSLKAHTKKKIRRILIF; encoded by the exons ATGTTTCAATCGTCATTTGATTTCTCGAATAAGACGACCAAAAGAGCGCTTCTATCAGATATATCGAAGCTGTTTGACCCACTGGGTTGGTTAGCTCCTGCAATTACagctatgaaaataatttttcaagaaGTATGGAAGCAAAACATTAAGTGGGATGATCAAATCCCTACttctattttgaaaaaatggaagcaatttaaagaagaaatagaactaagtatttctaaaataaggATCCCGAGGTGGTTGCAAACTAGTCCGGACAGCACATTAGAGCTACATGGATTTTGTGATGCATCAAATAAAGCATATGCCGCAGTTATTTACTGTCGAATAAACAACAAGGTTTCATTGGTGGCAGCCAAAACAAAATTGGTACCCGTTAAAGGAAAAATCTCTATTCCGAGAGGTGAATTATGTGGAGCGGTTTTATTAACAAAgctgtttaataaagttaaagcaTGTTTagggtataataaaattaaatgttacggTTGGACGGATTCCATGGTAACCTTGGGGTGGATACAGGGACAGCCTGAGAAATGGAAGCCATTTGTAAGCAACAGAGTCAAGCAAATTGTTCAAGATATGCCGTCAAACACGTGGCGCTATGTTAAATCAGAGGAAAACCCCGCAGACTGCGCCAGTCGTGGTATTTCCGTCAAACAACTTGAAATGCACTCTTTATGGTGGAATGGTCCATCATGGCTTCCTTTATATAGGAATGACAAGGAAACTCAGTCATATTTTACGaaggaagaagaaaaaaatcaatatttagttaatatagtACAAGGTACAGATAACACAGTAAAGGGAATAATACAAAACTGCAGTAGTTTCTCACGGGCAATCAGGATAGTTGCTTGGATATTACGGcttttaccaagaaataaggATAAAAGGGAACGATACCTTACATTAGCTGAAGTCAAGGAAGCGAAACGGAAGATAATTCGCAACGTACAAGAAGACGACTTCTTCTATGAGATAGAAAAGTTGAGAAGAAAGGAGAGCATTAATAAAAGTACACTAATTGCATTGAATCCATATCTTGGACAGGATGGCCTTCTTCGTGTGGGGGGAAGGTTGCGAAATGCCTTCATTAGTAAAGACATGCAACATCCCATTATAATTTCACATACTGGTAGGCTGACTGACTTAATAATAGACCAAGCGCATAAGCTTACCTTTCATGGCGGCGCAGAAGAACAATTTGCCACCACAATTACGGATATGGAAATAAACTGGCATTTCAATGCACCTGCATGGCCCTCTGCTGGCGGATTATGGGAAGCAGCTGTTAAAAGCTTAAAGGCTCATACAAAGAAG AAGATCCGGAggatattaattttctaa